One stretch of Burkholderia oklahomensis C6786 DNA includes these proteins:
- a CDS encoding NADH:flavin oxidoreductase/NADH oxidase, whose protein sequence is MAALFEPLQLKDVKLRNRIAVPPMCQYVAEDGVANEWHHVHLAGVARGGAGLVIAEATAVSPEGRITPGCTGLWNDEQAAAFERSVDAIKAAGAVPGIQLAHAGRKASANRPWEGDDHIADGDPRGWQTIAPSAVPYGAHLPKVPREMTADDIARVKADYVAAAKRALDAGFEWLELHFAHGYLAQSFFSVHSNRRTDAYGGSAENRGRFLVETLAAVREVWPERLPLTARFGVIEYDGRDEETLAESIELAKRFKQEGLDLLSVTVGFSTPEAQIPWGPAFLAPVAERVRREAQLPVASAWGIDTPALAERVVKDGQLDLVMVGRAHLADPHWPYRAALELGVDRAAWTLPAPYAHWLARYRAA, encoded by the coding sequence ATGGCTGCATTGTTCGAACCGCTTCAGTTGAAGGACGTCAAGCTGCGCAACCGCATCGCGGTGCCGCCGATGTGTCAGTACGTCGCCGAGGACGGCGTCGCCAACGAATGGCATCACGTGCATCTCGCGGGCGTCGCGCGCGGCGGCGCGGGGCTCGTGATCGCCGAGGCGACCGCGGTGTCGCCGGAAGGCCGCATCACGCCGGGCTGCACCGGCCTGTGGAACGACGAGCAGGCGGCCGCGTTCGAACGCTCGGTCGACGCGATCAAGGCGGCGGGCGCGGTGCCCGGCATCCAGCTCGCGCACGCCGGCCGCAAGGCGAGCGCGAACCGGCCGTGGGAAGGCGACGACCACATCGCCGACGGCGATCCGCGCGGCTGGCAGACGATCGCGCCGTCGGCGGTGCCGTACGGCGCGCATCTGCCGAAGGTGCCGCGCGAGATGACGGCCGACGACATCGCGCGCGTGAAGGCCGATTACGTCGCGGCCGCGAAGCGCGCGCTCGACGCGGGCTTCGAGTGGCTCGAGCTGCATTTCGCGCACGGCTATCTCGCGCAGAGCTTCTTCTCGGTGCATTCGAATCGCCGCACCGACGCGTACGGCGGCTCCGCGGAGAATCGCGGGCGCTTTCTCGTCGAGACGCTCGCGGCGGTGCGCGAAGTGTGGCCCGAGCGTTTGCCGCTCACCGCGCGCTTCGGCGTGATCGAGTACGACGGCCGCGACGAGGAGACGCTCGCCGAGTCGATCGAGCTCGCGAAGCGTTTCAAGCAGGAAGGGCTCGATCTGCTGAGCGTGACGGTCGGCTTCTCGACGCCCGAAGCGCAGATTCCCTGGGGGCCCGCGTTTCTCGCGCCGGTCGCCGAGCGCGTGCGTCGCGAAGCGCAGCTGCCCGTCGCGTCCGCGTGGGGGATCGATACGCCGGCGCTCGCGGAGCGCGTCGTCAAGGACGGGCAGCTCGATCTCGTGATGGTCGGCCGCGCGCATCTCGCCGATCCGCACTGGCCGTATCGCGCGGCGCTCGAGCTCGGCGTCGATCGCGCCGCTTGGACGCTGCCCGCGCCGTATGCGCACTGGCTCGCGCGCTATCGCGCGGCGTGA
- a CDS encoding AI-2E family transporter, translated as MVQNASVPPEPSGRPKAQSIALGALYAALVALALWVIRDFIPAIAWACVVAIALWPALRRIDAHPGFHGRATLVAAALTTAVALLVVVPIAAGLVEAVDQSHELLGWLHRAEQTGIPAPDALAHLPFGSQQASGWWHAYLAKPLHPEAAVKGVDDGAVVTFGRHFGSRIAHAAVLFGFMLVTLFVIFQAGPRLSGALLTGVRRAFGDNGAALLQRMAAAVYGTVTGLVVVGFGEGVLLGVAYAFAGLPHAALLGLVTAVAAMLPFCAPLVFCGAALWLFVQGAVGWAIGLAAFGFVVVFVAEHFVRPVLIGNSARLPFLLVLFGILGGAETFGLLGLFIGPALMTVLTVLWVEWVD; from the coding sequence ATGGTTCAGAACGCGTCTGTCCCGCCGGAGCCGTCCGGCCGTCCGAAGGCCCAGTCGATCGCGCTCGGCGCGCTGTATGCGGCGCTCGTCGCGCTCGCGTTGTGGGTGATCCGCGATTTCATTCCCGCGATCGCGTGGGCATGCGTCGTCGCGATCGCGCTGTGGCCGGCGCTGCGCCGCATCGACGCGCATCCCGGCTTCCACGGCCGCGCGACGCTCGTCGCCGCCGCGCTGACGACGGCGGTCGCGCTGCTCGTCGTCGTGCCCATCGCGGCGGGGCTCGTCGAGGCGGTCGATCAGAGCCACGAGCTGCTCGGCTGGCTGCATCGCGCCGAGCAGACCGGCATCCCCGCGCCCGACGCGCTCGCGCACCTGCCGTTCGGCTCGCAGCAGGCGAGCGGGTGGTGGCACGCTTATCTCGCGAAGCCGCTGCATCCGGAGGCGGCCGTCAAGGGCGTCGACGACGGAGCCGTCGTCACGTTCGGCCGGCACTTCGGCTCGCGGATCGCGCACGCGGCGGTGCTGTTCGGCTTCATGCTCGTCACGCTGTTCGTGATCTTTCAGGCGGGCCCGCGCCTGTCGGGCGCGCTGCTCACCGGCGTGCGGCGCGCGTTCGGCGACAACGGCGCCGCGCTGCTGCAGCGGATGGCGGCCGCCGTGTACGGGACGGTGACGGGGCTCGTCGTCGTCGGCTTCGGCGAAGGCGTGCTGCTCGGCGTCGCGTACGCGTTCGCCGGCCTGCCGCACGCGGCGCTGCTCGGCCTCGTCACGGCTGTCGCCGCGATGCTGCCGTTCTGCGCGCCGCTCGTGTTCTGCGGCGCCGCACTGTGGCTTTTCGTGCAAGGGGCGGTCGGCTGGGCGATCGGGCTCGCGGCGTTCGGCTTCGTCGTCGTGTTCGTCGCCGAGCACTTCGTGCGGCCGGTGCTGATCGGCAACTCGGCGCGGCTGCCGTTCCTGCTCGTGCTGTTCGGCATTCTCGGCGGTGCCGAGACGTTCGGACTGCTTGGCCTTTTCATCGGCCCGGCGCTGATGACGGTGCTGACCGTGTTGTGGGTGGAGTGGGTCGATTGA
- a CDS encoding TetR/AcrR family transcriptional regulator, whose amino-acid sequence MNAAATTADVRQHILDTAKPIMLCKGFTGVGLNEILAAAGVPKGSFYHYFGSKEAFGESILESYFADYLAHLDTLLVRGSGPAADRLMRYWSQWQDMQAGNDPEGKCLVVKLGAEVCDLSEAMRAALDRGTTQIVARLAACIAAAFEDGSLQVDLDPQQTAATLYELWVGATLIEKIRRNGAPLATAMATTRRILGLPGAR is encoded by the coding sequence ATGAACGCAGCAGCCACCACCGCCGACGTGCGGCAGCACATCCTCGACACCGCCAAGCCCATCATGCTCTGCAAGGGCTTCACGGGCGTCGGTCTGAACGAGATTCTGGCGGCGGCCGGCGTCCCGAAAGGATCGTTCTACCATTATTTCGGGTCGAAAGAGGCATTCGGCGAGTCGATCCTCGAGTCGTACTTCGCCGACTACCTCGCGCATCTCGACACATTGCTCGTGCGCGGCTCCGGCCCGGCGGCCGATCGGCTGATGCGCTATTGGAGCCAATGGCAGGACATGCAAGCGGGCAACGATCCCGAGGGCAAGTGCCTCGTCGTCAAGCTCGGCGCGGAGGTCTGCGATCTGTCGGAGGCGATGCGCGCGGCGCTCGATCGCGGCACGACGCAGATCGTCGCGCGGCTCGCCGCGTGCATCGCGGCGGCGTTCGAGGACGGTTCGCTGCAGGTCGATCTCGATCCGCAGCAGACGGCGGCGACGCTTTACGAGCTGTGGGTCGGCGCGACGCTGATCGAAAAGATCCGGCGCAACGGCGCGCCGCTCGCGACCGCGATGGCGACCACCCGCCGCATCCTCGGTCTGCCAGGGGCGCGCTGA
- a CDS encoding type 1 glutamine amidotransferase domain-containing protein gives MKILVVLTSHDELGATGKKTGFWLEELAAPYYALKDAGAELTLASPRGGLPPVDPKSSDPASQSDATRRFDKDPEAQSALASTRKLADVSIDDYDAVFYPGGHGPLWDLAEDRHSIALIERAVATNKPVAAVCHAPGVLRHVKDASGAPLVKGRKVTGFTNSEEAAVALTEVVPFLVEDMLKTNGGDYSRAADWAPHVVVDGLLVTGQNPASSEPVAEALLELLEK, from the coding sequence ATGAAGATTCTCGTAGTCCTGACTTCGCACGACGAACTCGGCGCGACCGGCAAGAAAACCGGTTTTTGGCTCGAGGAGCTGGCCGCGCCGTACTACGCGCTGAAGGACGCGGGCGCCGAGCTGACGCTCGCGTCGCCGCGCGGCGGGCTGCCGCCCGTCGATCCGAAGAGCAGCGATCCGGCGTCGCAGAGCGACGCGACCCGCCGCTTCGACAAGGACCCCGAAGCACAGTCCGCGCTCGCGTCGACGCGCAAGCTCGCCGACGTGTCGATCGACGATTACGACGCCGTGTTCTATCCGGGCGGCCACGGTCCGCTGTGGGATCTCGCCGAGGACCGTCATTCGATCGCGCTGATCGAGCGCGCGGTCGCGACGAACAAGCCGGTCGCGGCCGTCTGTCACGCGCCTGGCGTGCTGCGCCACGTGAAGGACGCGTCCGGCGCGCCGCTCGTCAAGGGCCGCAAGGTCACGGGCTTCACGAACAGCGAGGAAGCGGCCGTCGCGCTCACCGAGGTCGTGCCGTTCCTCGTCGAGGACATGCTGAAGACGAACGGCGGCGACTATTCGCGCGCGGCCGACTGGGCGCCGCACGTCGTCGTCGACGGGCTGCTCGTCACCGGGCAGAACCCGGCGTCGTCGGAGCCCGTCGCCGAAGCGCTGCTCGAACTGCTCGAGAAGTAA
- a CDS encoding GNAT family N-acetyltransferase — protein sequence MPPVTLVVTDRPEPAEIEFIGAGLTVYNVERAGVNDERPLAVFAKDPDTGALLGGLTGRTSLGLMFVDLFYLTDALRGDGVGREILRLAEEEGRRRGCGAAVLYTISFQAPAFYEKFGWRRFGEVPCDPPGTSRVFMTKTLH from the coding sequence ATGCCACCCGTCACGCTCGTCGTCACCGATCGCCCCGAACCCGCGGAGATCGAATTCATCGGCGCGGGCCTGACCGTGTACAACGTCGAGCGCGCGGGCGTCAACGACGAACGTCCGCTCGCCGTGTTCGCGAAGGATCCGGACACGGGCGCGCTGCTCGGCGGCCTGACGGGCCGCACGTCGCTCGGCCTGATGTTCGTCGACCTGTTCTATCTGACCGACGCGCTGCGCGGCGACGGCGTCGGCCGCGAGATCCTGCGGCTCGCCGAGGAGGAAGGGCGCAGGCGCGGCTGCGGGGCGGCCGTGCTGTACACGATCAGCTTCCAGGCGCCCGCGTTCTACGAGAAGTTCGGCTGGCGCCGCTTCGGCGAAGTGCCGTGCGATCCGCCCGGCACGAGCCGCGTGTTCATGACGAAAACGCTGCACTGA
- the fabI gene encoding enoyl-ACP reductase FabI gives MRLQQKRGLIIGIANESSIAFGCARVMREQGAELAVTYLNAKAEPYVRPLAERLESKLVVRCDVREPGQLEDVFARIGREWGRLDFVLHSIAYAPKEDLHRRVTDCSQAGFAMAMDVSCHSFIRVAHLAEPLMASGGCLMTVTFYGAERVVEDYNLMGPVKAALESAVRYLAAELGPRRIRVHALSPGPLKTRAASGIDRFDALLERIRERTPGHRLVDIDDVGNVAAFLASDDAAALTGNVEYVDGGHHVVG, from the coding sequence ATGCGTCTTCAGCAGAAGCGTGGCCTGATCATCGGCATTGCAAACGAAAGCAGCATCGCGTTCGGCTGCGCGAGGGTCATGCGCGAGCAGGGCGCCGAGCTCGCGGTCACTTACTTGAACGCGAAGGCCGAGCCTTACGTCCGGCCGCTCGCGGAGCGTCTCGAAAGCAAGCTCGTCGTGCGGTGCGACGTGCGCGAGCCCGGCCAGCTCGAAGACGTGTTCGCGCGCATCGGGCGCGAATGGGGACGGCTCGACTTCGTGCTGCACTCGATCGCGTACGCGCCGAAGGAAGACCTGCATCGCCGCGTGACGGACTGCTCGCAGGCGGGCTTCGCGATGGCGATGGACGTGTCGTGCCACTCGTTCATCCGCGTCGCGCATCTCGCCGAGCCGCTGATGGCGAGCGGCGGCTGCCTGATGACCGTCACGTTCTACGGCGCCGAGCGGGTGGTCGAGGACTACAACCTGATGGGGCCGGTGAAGGCGGCGCTCGAGAGCGCGGTGCGCTACCTCGCCGCGGAGCTCGGGCCGCGGCGCATCCGCGTGCATGCGCTGTCGCCCGGGCCGCTGAAGACGCGCGCCGCGTCCGGCATCGACCGCTTCGACGCGCTGCTCGAGCGCATCCGCGAGCGCACGCCCGGGCATCGCCTCGTCGACATCGACGACGTCGGCAACGTCGCCGCGTTTCTCGCGAGCGACGATGCGGCCGCGCTGACGGGCAACGTCGAATACGTCGACGGCGGCCATCACGTCGTCGGCTGA
- a CDS encoding patatin-like phospholipase family protein yields MTVSQPARMELPGQVVLVFQGGGALGAYQLGVYQALDESRIRPDWVVGTSIGAINAALIVGNPPERRYRRLAEFWNRVTDQTRLDVTAAWLGWDKTLAELMIIGGGITGFFLPNPACWLGPLARLGVDRASYYLAAPLRETLTSLVDFDLLNAGHPRLTIGAVNACTGAMRYFDSRDQRLTVEHVMSSGALPPAFPAVRIDGEPYWDGGVYSNTPVEVVLDDHPRKSSVIFSVQMWNPTGPEPESLWQISERQKDIQYASRTDSHIARQQQIHRLRHVIRELVKRLPEAERATAEVRELAAWGCQTQMRLIKLAAPRLDGDNQLKDIDFTPAGIAARQRAGYEEAMRAIAARPWEAAMGPMEGLTVYSAD; encoded by the coding sequence ATGACCGTGAGTCAGCCAGCACGGATGGAATTGCCGGGGCAAGTCGTTCTCGTATTTCAGGGCGGCGGTGCGTTGGGCGCTTACCAACTCGGCGTCTACCAGGCGCTGGATGAATCCCGAATACGGCCGGACTGGGTCGTCGGCACCTCGATCGGCGCGATCAACGCGGCGTTGATCGTCGGGAATCCGCCGGAGCGCCGCTATCGACGATTGGCGGAATTCTGGAATCGGGTCACCGACCAGACCCGCCTGGACGTGACTGCCGCATGGCTCGGCTGGGACAAGACGCTTGCGGAGCTGATGATCATCGGCGGCGGCATCACGGGGTTCTTCCTGCCCAATCCGGCTTGCTGGCTCGGGCCGCTGGCCCGATTGGGCGTGGATCGCGCGTCGTATTACCTGGCGGCGCCGCTGCGCGAAACGCTGACTTCTCTGGTCGACTTCGACCTGCTGAACGCCGGGCACCCGCGCCTGACCATCGGCGCAGTGAACGCCTGCACGGGCGCCATGCGCTATTTCGACTCGCGCGACCAGCGCCTGACCGTCGAGCACGTGATGAGTTCGGGGGCGCTGCCGCCTGCTTTCCCGGCGGTGCGGATCGATGGCGAGCCCTATTGGGATGGCGGCGTCTATTCGAACACGCCGGTCGAAGTGGTGCTGGACGATCACCCTCGCAAGAGTTCGGTCATCTTCTCGGTGCAGATGTGGAATCCGACCGGCCCCGAACCGGAAAGCCTATGGCAGATATCGGAGCGACAAAAAGACATCCAGTACGCGAGCCGCACCGATAGTCATATCGCGCGTCAGCAGCAGATACATCGTCTGCGCCACGTGATCCGCGAACTGGTCAAGCGCTTGCCCGAAGCCGAGCGGGCGACGGCCGAGGTCAGGGAGCTGGCCGCCTGGGGCTGCCAGACCCAGATGCGCCTGATCAAGCTCGCCGCGCCTCGGCTCGACGGGGACAACCAGTTGAAGGACATCGATTTCACCCCGGCCGGCATCGCTGCCCGCCAGCGTGCGGGCTATGAGGAAGCGATGCGAGCCATCGCGGCGCGTCCGTGGGAGGCGGCAATGGGTCCGATGGAAGGATTGACCGTCTACAGCGCGGACTGA
- a CDS encoding outer membrane protein assembly factor BamE, with the protein MQFQTTNRTVPVLAFPLAAALLMSGCSWFSGWFDSFSYARLPLPKAAAQPGATQAQIVTAGGNPASVWMVRNGTGVCYNYDLRHGNDHRSYYVVFDRRGVVTRHGFATCAEADRSGLLRGSARSTRDEPRA; encoded by the coding sequence ATGCAATTCCAGACGACGAACCGCACCGTTCCCGTACTCGCGTTTCCGCTTGCCGCCGCGCTGCTGATGAGCGGCTGTTCGTGGTTCAGCGGCTGGTTCGATTCGTTCTCGTACGCGAGGCTGCCGCTGCCGAAGGCGGCCGCGCAGCCGGGCGCGACGCAGGCGCAGATCGTGACGGCGGGCGGCAATCCGGCGAGCGTCTGGATGGTCCGCAACGGCACGGGCGTCTGCTACAACTACGATCTGCGCCACGGTAACGACCATCGGTCGTACTACGTCGTGTTCGACCGGCGCGGCGTCGTCACGCGGCACGGCTTCGCGACCTGCGCGGAAGCCGACCGCAGCGGGCTGCTGCGCGGCAGCGCGCGCTCGACGCGCGACGAGCCGCGCGCCTGA
- a CDS encoding SDR family NAD(P)-dependent oxidoreductase, translated as MHIDLTGKTALVTASTAGIGLAIAEGLARAGAHLIVNGRSDESVKATLAHLRVAAPGTSAQGVVADLSGAEGAQRLIDAAPSVDILVNNAGIYGPKPFFDIDDAEWTHFFQVNVMSGVRLARHYLKGMLERDRGRIVFISSESALNIPADMIHYGFTKTAQLSISRGLAKLAAGSRVTVNAVLPGPTMSDGVKAMLKATADAEHKTVEQAGVDFVRTHRSSSIIRRPATCEEVANLVVYVCSPQASATTGAALRVDGGVVDTIA; from the coding sequence ATGCACATCGACCTGACCGGCAAGACCGCCCTCGTGACCGCCTCGACCGCCGGCATCGGCCTCGCGATCGCCGAGGGGCTCGCGCGCGCCGGCGCCCACCTGATCGTCAACGGCCGCAGCGACGAATCCGTCAAGGCCACGCTCGCGCATCTGCGCGTCGCGGCGCCCGGCACGAGCGCGCAAGGCGTGGTCGCCGACCTGTCCGGCGCCGAAGGCGCGCAGCGCCTGATCGACGCCGCACCGTCCGTCGACATCCTCGTCAACAACGCGGGCATCTACGGCCCAAAGCCGTTCTTCGACATCGACGACGCCGAATGGACGCATTTCTTCCAGGTCAACGTGATGTCGGGCGTGCGGCTCGCGCGCCACTACCTGAAGGGAATGCTCGAGCGCGACCGTGGGCGCATCGTGTTCATCTCGTCGGAATCGGCGCTCAACATCCCGGCCGACATGATCCATTACGGCTTCACGAAGACCGCGCAGCTATCGATCTCGCGCGGGCTCGCGAAGCTCGCGGCCGGCAGCCGCGTGACCGTGAACGCGGTGCTGCCCGGTCCGACGATGTCCGATGGCGTGAAGGCGATGTTGAAGGCGACGGCCGACGCCGAGCACAAGACCGTCGAGCAGGCGGGCGTCGATTTCGTGCGCACGCACCGCTCGAGCTCGATCATCCGGCGGCCGGCGACCTGCGAGGAAGTCGCGAATCTCGTCGTCTACGTGTGCTCGCCGCAGGCGTCGGCGACGACGGGCGCGGCGCTGCGCGTCGACGGCGGCGTCGTCGACACGATCGCATAG